The proteins below are encoded in one region of Oncorhynchus kisutch isolate 150728-3 linkage group LG14, Okis_V2, whole genome shotgun sequence:
- the LOC109904161 gene encoding rho-associated protein kinase 2-like isoform X3: MSLGAERRMENRLKKLEAMIKDPRSAINLESLLDSINAFVLDLDYPALRKNKNIETFLNRYEKVMGHIRDFQMRSEDFDRVKVIGRGAFGEVQLVRHKASQKVYAMKLLSKFEMIKRSDSAFFWEERDIMAFANSPWVVQLCCAFQDDRYLYMVMEYMPGGDLVNLTSTYDVPEKWARFYTAEVVMALDAIHSLGFIHRDVKPDNMLLDRHGHLKLADFGTCMKMDSTGMVHCDTAVGTPDYISPEVLKSQGGDGYYGRECDWWSVGVFIFEMLVGDTPFYADSLVGTYSKIMDHKNSLNFPDDVEISKDAKNLICAFLTDREVRLGRNGVEEIKRHPFFKNDQWNFDSIRNTAAPVVPELSSDIDTSNFDEIEDDKGDVETFPTPKAFVGNQLPFVGFTYFKEDQLLSGVNNSTVVTVNSTALKGEDIVMSAKLQKKLHQLEEQLNNEMQTKDELEHKCRTATSRLEKTSKDLDEEVSSRKALESSLRQLEREKALLQHKTVESHRKAESEADRKRCLENEVNSLRDQLDEMKKRNQNSHISNEKNIHLRRQLDEANALLRAEQEVATRLRKAQTETGKQLQALEAGGRELQDKCCLLERSKLTLEKEFIGLQAALEAERREHSQGSETITDMQGRISGLEDDVWQVRQALSKAETEKRQLQEKLTDLEKEKNNKEIDMTYKLKVLQQGLEQEEASHKATKARLADKSKIESIEGAKSEAMKDMEQKLQEERASKLRVENRMLELEKHSSMLDCDYKQSLQKLDELRRHKERLTEEVKNLTLKIEQETQKRSLTQNDLKAQNQQLNALKTSEKQLKQEANHLLEIKRSLEKQNQELRKERQDSDGQMKELQDQLEAEQYFSTLYKTQVRELKEECEEKSKLYKDIQQSLQELQEERDSLAAQLEITLTKADSEQLARSIAEEQYSDLEKEKIMKELELKEMMARHKQELGEKDITIGSLEEANRTLTSDVANLANEKEELNNKLRETLEELQTSKDDEQQMSQMKLTFEKQLQSERTLKTQAVNKLAEIMNRKEVRAAGSRRGNDTDVRRKEKENRKLQLELRSEKEKLNSSIIKYQREINDMQAQIADESQVRIELQMALDSKDSDIEQLRNLLSSANVSSLESASINSGPDFDADDAYTEMRLEGWLSLPVRNNTKKFGWERKYVVVSSKKILFYNNEQDKELSNPYMVLDIDKLFHVRPVTQTDVYRADAKEIPRIFQILYANEGECKKEPEFPVELASGEKSSYICHKGHEFIPTLYHFPTNCEACTKPLWHMFKPPPALECRRCHIKCHKDHMDKKEEIIAPCKVNYDVSMAKNLLLLAVSQEEQQEWVGRLVKKITKKPPAPEHFARSSPRVSMKVQPSQSMRRPSRQLPPSKNS, from the exons GATTCTATCAATGCCTTCGTTCTAGATCTGGACTACCCTGCCCTAcggaaaaacaaaaacatagaaacctTTTTAAACAGAT ATGAGAAGGTGATGGGGCACATACGGGACTTTCAGATGAGGTCTGAGGACTTTGACAGGGTGAAAGTGATCGGCAGAGGGGCGTTTGGTGAGGTTCAGCTG GTTCGACACAAAGCCTCTCAGAAAGTGTATGCCATGAAGTTGCTGAGCAAGTTTGAGATGATCAAACGATCTGACTCTGCCTTCTTCTGGGAGGAGAGGGATATTATGGCCTTCGCCAACAGTCCCTGGGTTGTACAA TTGTGCTGTGCCTTCCAAGATGACCGTTACCTCTACATGGTGATGGAGTACATGCCTGGAGGGGACCTGGTGAACCTCACCAGTACCTACGATGTGCCTGAGAAGTGGGCCCGGTTCTATACGGCCGAGGTGGTCATGGCACTGGATGCCATCCACTCCCTGGGTTTCATCCACCGCGACGTCAAGCCTGACAACATGCTCCTGGACCGCCACGGACACCTCAAACTGGCCGACTTCGGAACCTGCATGAAGATGGACTCG ACTGGGATGGTGCACTGTGACACAGCGGTTGGCACTCCAGACTACATCTCTCCTGAGGTTCTGAAGTCGCAGGGTGGAGATGGTTACTATGGACGGGAGTGTGACTGGTGGTCTGTAGGGGTCTTCATCTTCGAGATGCTAGTCG GTGACACACCGTTCTATGCAGACTCCCTTGTTGGAACCTACAGTAAGATCATGGACCACAAGAATTCCCTCAACTTTCCAGATGACGTAGAGATCTCCAAAGATGCCAAAAACTTAATCTGTGCCTTCTTGACAGACAG GGAGGTACGACTGGGCCGCAACGGGGTGGAGGAGATCAAGCGACACCCCTTTTTCAAGAATGACCAATGGAACTTTGACAGCATTAGAAACA CGGCCGCTCCTGTGGTTCCAGAATTGAGCAGTGACATTGACACCAGTAACTTTGATGAGATAGAAGATGACAAGGGTGACGTGGAGACCTTCCCTACTCCTAAGGCCTTTGTGGGCAACCAGCTTCCCTTCGTCGGCTTCACATACTTCAAGGAGGACCA GTTACTAAGCGGTGTAAATAACTCAACAGTTGTGACTGTGAACTCAACAGCCTTGAAAGGAGAG GATATTGTGATG TCAGCCAAGCTGCAGAAGAAACTCCACCAGCTGGAAGAGCAGCTCAATAATGAGATGCAGACCAAAGATGAGCTGGAGCACAAGTGCAG AACTGCCACCAGTCGTCTAGAGAAAACCTCCAAAGATCTTGATGAAGAA GTGAGTAGCAGGAAGGCTCTGGAGTCGAGTCTGaggcagctggagagagagaaggctctaCTGCAGCACAAGACTGTGGAGAGCCATCGCAAGGCAGAGAGTGAGGCAGACAGGAAACGCTGCCTGGAGAACGAGG TCAACAGCCTACGAGACCAGCTGGACGAAATGAAGAAGAGAAATCAGAACTCACACATATCCAACGAGAAAAACATTCACTTACGAAGACAG CTGGACGAGGCCAATGCTCTGTTGCGTGCGGAGCAGGAGGTGGCCACAAGGCTGAGGAAGGCCCAGACGGAAACAGGCAAGCAGCTGCAAGCTCTGGAGGCTGGGGGCAGAGAGCTGCAGGACAAGTGCTGCCTGCTGGAGCGCTCCAAGCTCACGCTGGAGAAGGAGTTCATCGGTCTGCAGGCAGCACtggaggctgagaggagagaacacagcCAGGGCTCTGAGACCATCACAGACATGCAGG GGCGAATCTCGGGGCTGGAGGATGATGTTTGGCAGGTGAGACAGGCCCTTTCCAAGGCAGAGACTGAGAAGAGACAGCTACAGGAGAAACTCACTGATCTGGAGAAG GAGAAGAACAACAAGGAAATAGACATGACGTACAAGCTGAAGGTGTTGCAACAGGGGCTGGAGCAGGAGGAGGCATCACACAAAGCCACCAAGGCACGGCTCGCGGACAAGAGCAAGATTGAGTCGATCGAAGGCGCCAAGTCTGAGGCCATGAAGG ACATGGAGCAGAAGCTGCAGGAGGAGAGGGCGTCAAAGCTGCGTGTGGAGAACAGGATGTTGGAGCTGGAGAAACATAGCAGCATGCTGGACTGCGACTACAAGCAGTCCCTGCAGAAACTAGACGAGCTTCGCAGGCACAAGGAGAGGCTCACCGAGGAGGTGAAGAACCTGACCCTGAAGATCGAGCAAGAGACCCAGAAGCGCAGTCTTACCCAGAATGACCTGAAGGCCCAGAACCAGCAACTAAATGCCCTGAAGACCTCTGAGAAGCAGCTGAAACAGGAGGCCAACCACCTGCTGGAAATCAAACGCAGCCTGGAGAAACAGAACCAGGAGCTACGCAA AGAAAGGCAGGACTCAGATGGCCAAATGAAGGAACTTCAGGACCAGCTAGAGGCTGAGCAGTATTTTTCT ACGCTGTATAAGACCCAGGTGCGGGAGTTGAAGGAGGAATGTGAAGAGAAGAGCAAACTCTACAAGGACATACAGCAGTCACTTCAGGAGTTACAAGAGGAGAG GGACTCCCTGGCGGCGCagctggagatcactctgacCAAAGCAGACTCGGAGCAGCTGGCTCGCTCCATCGCTGAGGAGCAGTACTCAGACTTGGAGAAGGAGAAGATCATGAAGGAGCTGGAGCTCAAGGAGATGATGGCCCGACACAAGCAGGAGCTGGGCGAGAAGGACATCACCATTGGCTCG CTGGAGGAGGCCAACCGAACCCTCACCAGCGACGTGGCTAACCTGGCCAATGAGAAGGAGGAGCTCAACAACAAACTCAGGGAGACGCTTGAAG AGCTGCAGACATCCAAGGATGACGAACAGCAGATGAGCCAGATGAAGCTCACGTTTGAGAAGCAGCTCCAGTCAGAGAGAACACTGAAGACCCAG GCTGTGAACAAGCTGGCGGAGATCATGAACAGGAAGGAGGTACGTGCGGCAGGCAGTCGGCGCGGCAACGACACTGACGTACgcaggaaggagaaggagaatagGAAGCTGCAGCTGGAGCTGAGATCGGAGAAGGAGAAACTCAACTCTTCTATCATCAAGTACCAGAGAGAGATCAATGACATGCAGGCG CAAATAGCGGATGAGAGTCAGGTACGCATTGAGCTGCAGATGGCCCTGGACAGTAAGGATAGTGACATAGAGCAGCTACGTAACCTCCTCAGCTCCGCCAATGTTTCCTCCCTGGAATCAGCCAGTATCAACAGTGGACCAGACTTTGATGCGGACGACGCCTACACAG AAATGAGACTAGAGGGATGGCTCTCACTGCCGGTGAGGAACAACACAAAGAAGTTTGGATGGGAGAGAAAG TATGTGGTTGTAAGCAGCAAGAAGATTCTGTTCTATAACAACGAACAGGACAAAGAGCTATCCAACCCCTACATGGTGCTGGATATCGA TAAACTCTTCCATGTGCGACCTGTCACTCAAACAGATGTTTACCGTGCTGACGCCAAAGAGATCCCCAGGATATTCCAG aTTCTGTATGCCAACGAAGGAGAGTGTAAGAAGGAGCCTGAGTTCCCAGTGGAGCTGGCAAGTGGAGAGAAGTCCAGCTACATCTGCCACAAGGGCCATGAGTTCATCCCTACACTCTACCACTTCCCTACCAACTGTGAGGCGTGCACCAAGCCCCTGTGGCACATGTTTAAGCCTCCTCCTGCCCTGGAGTGCAGGCGCTGCCACATCAAGTGTCACAAGGACCACATGGACAAGAAGGAAGAGATCATCGCACCCTGCAAAG